The Diadema setosum chromosome 4, eeDiaSeto1, whole genome shotgun sequence genome window below encodes:
- the LOC140226765 gene encoding uncharacterized protein, with amino-acid sequence MLLLLVITAWYLHRRKKYKPSSHRNQRDGDMNNDNVQPPVPGTPSANLDYPMRTWVSSTVRTDPPIPAVLEEPASDPHQSLHVYQDAEEVRRCGAKIPLMSEHPYPVDSGGHCGAYRPPVTLDPEPGRGVEEYKYHNVVPSGFGRGTVAKQVRLFDPTVYNTLDSARDPVVGHSAMISQKIKWAENTSCTWDADIEGEETSLKFHPQRGPVGTLDWNTIDGESDYDITGAASVVYDGRKLPMVTTAYPIPDNNTAEEESLRKPTMSPLRTNHQPLGNLGELFYYQLDSSEAADITISQAPRSPSAFDSDDYSLLNPRPGFLLCYPGLESHARGDHKYNDKDTAVNSNLIESSSEALYAKVDKQNKRRLNEKELVVSHQGTTNVTNGATANWPVEQLYATIDKRGRKC; translated from the exons ATGCTGCTTCTCCTCGTCATCACGGCCTGGTACCTGCATCGGAGAAAGAA ATACAAACCTTCATCACATCGAAATCAGAGAGATGGTGACATGAATAACGATAACGTTCAACCTCCAGTCCCTGGTACTCCCTCTGCCAATTTGGATTACCCAATGCGTACTTGGGTCAGcagcacagtaagaactgacCCTCCGATTCCTGCTGTCCTCGAAGAACCTGCAAGTGATCCACACCAATCGTTACATGTCTACCAGGATGCGGAAGAGGTACGAAGATGTGGTGCAAAGATCCCACTAATGTCAGAGCACCCATATCCGGTGGACAGTGGTGGGCATTGCGGCGCGTATCGTCCGCCGGTAACATTAGATCCAGAGCCAGGGAGAGGAGTGGAGGAATATAAATACCACAACGTGGTCCCCAGTGGTTTTGGCAGGGGTACTGTGGCCAAACAGGTTCGTTTGTTTGACCCGACTGTCTACAATACTCTTGATAGTGCACGGGATCCTGTCGTTGGCCATAGTGCCATGATATCGCAGAAGATTAAATGGGCTGAGAATACTAGCTGTACTTGGGATGCTGACATCGAAGGTGAAGAAACGTCTTTGAAATTCCACCCACAACGAGGACCTGTGGGAACCCTTGACTGGAACACTATTGACGGCGAAAGTGATTATGACATCACCGGTGCCGCAAGCGTAGTATACGACGGACGGAAATTGCCTATGGTCACAACGGCCTACCCAATTCCTGACAATAATACGGCAGAGGAAGAATCGTTGAGAAAGCCCACTATGTCCCCTCTCCGCACTAATCACCAACCTCTGGGGAACCTCGGGGAACTCTTTTACTACCAGCTGGACTCAAGTGAGGCTGCTGACATCACCATTAGCCAAGCACCACGATCTCCGTCAGCATTCGACTCGGATGACTACAGCCTGTTGAATCCTCGCCCAGGCTTTTTACTCTGCTATCCAGGGCTTGAATCTCATGCGAGAGGAGATCATAAATACAACGACAAAGATACGGCAGTAAATTCAAATCTCATAGAGAGTAGCTCCGAGGCATTGTATGCTAAAGTAGATAAGCAGAACAAAAGGCGTTTAAATGAAAAGGAATTAGTTGTCTCTCACCAGGGCACCACAAACGTCACAAATGGCGCCACCGCAAATTGGCCTGTCGAGCAACTCTATGCAACGATAGATAAAAGGGGACGAAAGTGTTAA